A single window of Malus sylvestris chromosome 5, drMalSylv7.2, whole genome shotgun sequence DNA harbors:
- the LOC126623339 gene encoding WEB family protein At1g12150-like, whose protein sequence is MANVRIKDQQKAPGSPRAEVGEVDTRAPFQSVKAAVSLFGQVVSRGGKSSNANANSDSNSSASPKANANANAVKKKLSPETNALDKETQLLLAQKELNKIKQQLGSAETTKARALSELDKAKRTLQDLNTKLKTVTDSKRSAIKDAEDVKNRAKKLEEVKSRETIEGSAWKRELDHERNEYTATVTELDAAKQELTKIRQDFDAAFEAKLAAFQQAAEAQRSANVNSDRVNELSKEVSAMQGSIEQLKLAALQAQQEQANAVCEKEAHLRSYRSAKQEAEDKLLSLKNEVDPELAKELEAKLEETTSEIEIIQEEMKKAHACEMDSVRVVTMELNEATKMLQEVADEESSLRSFVSSLRLELEDVKREQAELKDKEMEMEALATKLTDQIQKTKEEAEAHRNAPPSPHEYDAHHSPTAEKLSSETESTRLEAEKMKENANQHKREAEDSRVAAEEAEMKLKIALEEAKDAREAEKRVLGELKFLSGGTQEEGSSSNSETGAAKIRLSEEEFESLRRKVEECEKLAEMKEAESMNQVEALNVRKTEVDKKLEANLKAIEEIKTATDMALNKAEMAESAKSAVEGELRKRHQEEQMVVGESSVSFPVQF, encoded by the exons ATGGCGAATGTCCGTATAAAGGATCAGCAGAAGGCTCCCGGTTCCCCGAGGGCGGAGGTGGGAGAGGTTGACACCCGAGCACCCTTCCAATCTGTCAAAGCTGCTGTTAGTTTGTTTGGCCAAGTCGTTTCTAGAGGAGGAAAATCTTCCAATGCCAATGCCAATTCCGATTCCAATTCCAGTGCCAGCCCCAAAgccaatgccaatgccaatgccGTCAAGAAAAAGCTTTCGCCGGAG ACTAATGCACTGGACAAGGAGACGCAACTTCTGTTGGCACAGAAAGAACTAAACAAGATTAAGCAACAATTAGGGAGTGCGGAAACTACCAAAGCTAGAGCACTCTCTGAGCTTGATAAGGCCAAGAGAACACTGCAGGATCTGAACACCAAGCTCAAAACTGTAACAGACTCCAAGCGATCAGCAATTAAAGACGCCGAAGATGTGAAGAATCGGGCTAAGAAACTAGAAGAGGTCAAATCCAGAGAAACCATTGAAGGTAGTGCttggaaacgggaattggacCACGAAAGAAATGAGTACACAGCCACTGTGACCGAACTCGATGCAGCAAAGCAAGAGCTTACCAAAATCCGACAGGACTTTGATGCCGCCTTTGAAGCAAAACTGGCTGCATTCCAACAGGCAGCAGAAGCTCAGCGGTCAGCAAACGTTAACTCAGACAGGGTTAACGAGCTGTCAAAGGAGGTTTCAGCCATGCAGGGATCCATTGAACAGCTCAAACTTGCCGCCCTGCAAGCCCAACAGGAGCAGGCAAACGCCGTGTGTGAAAAAGAGGCCCACCTTCGATCCTACCGAAGTGCGAAGCAAGAAGCAGAAGACAAATTGCTATCTTTGAAGAATGAGGTTGATCCTGAACTGGCCAAAGAACTAGAGGCAAAGCTTGAAGAAACAACATCGGAGATTGAAATTATACAAGAAGAGATGAAGAAAGCACACGCGTGCGAAATGGACTCCGTGAGAGTGGTGACTATGGAGCTCAATGAAGCCACAAAGATGCTGCAGGAAGTGGCGGACGAAGAGAGCTCTCTCCGAAGCTTTGTGAGTTCCCTCAGGCTGGAATTGGAAGATGTGAAGAGGGAACAGGCTGAATTGAAGGACAAAGAAATGGAAATGGAAGCTCTCGCTACTAAACTAACTGATCAAATACAGAAAACCAAAGAAGAGGCAGAGGCACATCGTAATGCACCTCCTAGTCCTCATGAATACGATGCACATCACAGCCCAACTGCTGAGAAGCTGTCATCTGAAACTGAAAGCACAAGGCTGGAAGCagaaaagatgaaggaaaatgCTAATCAACATAAACGAGAAGCTGAAGATAGCAGAGTTGCAGCAGAGGAAGCAGAGATGAAACTGAAGATTGCCCTCGAAGAAGCTAAAGATGCACGAGAAGCAGAAAAAAGAGTCCTTGGGGAGCTGAAGTTCTTATCTGGGGGAACACAGGAAGAAGGTTCGTCTTCAAACTCAGAGACCGGTGCTGCCAAGATCAGACTATCGGAGGAGGAGTTTGAATCTTTGAGAAGGAAAGTCGAGGAATGTGAAAAATTGGCTGAGATGAAAGAGGCAGAAAGCATGAACCAAGTGGAAGCACTCAACGTAAGAAAAACTGAAGTAGATAAAAAGCTGGAGGCCAATTTAAAAGCCATAGAGGAAATCAAGACTGCAACAGACATGGCATTGAACAAAGCAGAGATGGCAGAGTCGGCAAAATCAGCAGTTGAGGGAGAACTTCGCAAGCGGCATCAAGAAGAACAAATGGTGGTGGGCGAGTCATCAGTATCATTCCCCGTTCAGTTCTAG
- the LOC126623344 gene encoding SEC14 cytosolic factor-like isoform X1, which produces MGIVSQEAIKQFQALMDRVDEPLKRSFQNVHQGYLVETFGRFLKARDSNVAKAHKMLVDCLNWRVQNDIDNILAKPIVPTELYRGVRDSQLIGLSGYSREGLPVFAIGVGLSTFDKASFHYYVQSHIQINEYRDHVILPSASKKYGKPITTCIKVLDMTGLKLSALSQIKLLTTISTIDDLNYPEKTNTYYIVNAPYIFSTCWKVVKPLLQERTRKKVQVLSGCGRDELLEIMDYASLPHFCEREGSGSSQNSQNEADNCFSLDHHFHQQLYTHIRQQSLMKESVQPIRHGSFHVDVPEAAAERTHIAKTIESEFNKFGNRNGLSESLDGLKINGD; this is translated from the exons ATGGGGATCGTTTCTCAGGAAGCGATCAAGCAGTTCCAAGCTCTGATGGACCGAG TTGATGAGCCTCTCAAGAGATCGTTTCAG AATGTTCATCAAGGCTATCTAGTTGAGACTTTCGGCCGCTTTCTCAAAGCAAGGGATTCCAATGTTGCCAAAGCCCATAAAATG TTGGTCGATTGTTTAAACTGGAGGGTACAAAATGATATTGACAATATATTAGCC AAGCCCATAGTTCCAACTGAACTATACAGAGGAGTGCGAGATTCACAGCTCATAGGTCTTTCGGGTTACTCAAGAGAG GGCTTGCCCGTCTTTGCCATTGGTGTTGGGCTAAGTACATTTGACAAAGCATCG TTTCACTACTATGTGCAGTCACACATTCAAATTAATGAATATCGAGATCATGTAATTTTG CCTTCTGCATCGAAGAAGTATGGTAAGCCTATTACCACCTGCATCAAGGTTTTAGATATGACTGGTTTGAAGCTCTCGGCACTAAGCCAAATAAAG TTACTGACAACTATATCAACCATTGATGATTTGAACTACCCGGAGAAGACAAATACATACTACATTGTAAATGCCCCTTATATATTCTCAACTTGTTGGAAG GTTGTCAAGCCACTTTTGCAGGAGAGGACAAGGAAAAAAGTGCAAGTGTTGTCTGGTTGTGGTAGGGATGAACTGTTGGAG ATAATGGATTATGCATCCCTTCCACATTTCTGTGAAAGAGAAGGTTCAGGATCATCTCAAAATTCACAGAATGAAGCTGACAATTGCTTCTCCTTGGACCACCACTTTCATCAACAGCTCTACACCCACATCAGGCAGCAGTCTCTGATGAAGGAATCCGTTCAACCAATCAGACACGGTTCTTTTCATGTGGATGTACCTGAGGCTGCGGCAGAAAGAACTCATATTGCTAAAACGATAGAATCTGAGTTTAACAAGTTTGGTAATCGGAATGGGCTATCTGAGTCTTTAGATGGCCTAAAAATCAATGGCGACTGA
- the LOC126623344 gene encoding phosphatidylinositol/phosphatidylcholine transfer protein SFH9-like isoform X2 encodes MGIVSQEAIKQFQALMDRVDEPLKRSFQNVHQGYLVETFGRFLKARDSNVAKAHKMLVDCLNWRVQNDIDNILAKPIVPTELYRGVRDSQLIGLSGYSREGLPVFAIGVGLSTFDKASSHIQINEYRDHVILPSASKKYGKPITTCIKVLDMTGLKLSALSQIKLLTTISTIDDLNYPEKTNTYYIVNAPYIFSTCWKVVKPLLQERTRKKVQVLSGCGRDELLEIMDYASLPHFCEREGSGSSQNSQNEADNCFSLDHHFHQQLYTHIRQQSLMKESVQPIRHGSFHVDVPEAAAERTHIAKTIESEFNKFGNRNGLSESLDGLKINGD; translated from the exons ATGGGGATCGTTTCTCAGGAAGCGATCAAGCAGTTCCAAGCTCTGATGGACCGAG TTGATGAGCCTCTCAAGAGATCGTTTCAG AATGTTCATCAAGGCTATCTAGTTGAGACTTTCGGCCGCTTTCTCAAAGCAAGGGATTCCAATGTTGCCAAAGCCCATAAAATG TTGGTCGATTGTTTAAACTGGAGGGTACAAAATGATATTGACAATATATTAGCC AAGCCCATAGTTCCAACTGAACTATACAGAGGAGTGCGAGATTCACAGCTCATAGGTCTTTCGGGTTACTCAAGAGAG GGCTTGCCCGTCTTTGCCATTGGTGTTGGGCTAAGTACATTTGACAAAGCATCG TCACACATTCAAATTAATGAATATCGAGATCATGTAATTTTG CCTTCTGCATCGAAGAAGTATGGTAAGCCTATTACCACCTGCATCAAGGTTTTAGATATGACTGGTTTGAAGCTCTCGGCACTAAGCCAAATAAAG TTACTGACAACTATATCAACCATTGATGATTTGAACTACCCGGAGAAGACAAATACATACTACATTGTAAATGCCCCTTATATATTCTCAACTTGTTGGAAG GTTGTCAAGCCACTTTTGCAGGAGAGGACAAGGAAAAAAGTGCAAGTGTTGTCTGGTTGTGGTAGGGATGAACTGTTGGAG ATAATGGATTATGCATCCCTTCCACATTTCTGTGAAAGAGAAGGTTCAGGATCATCTCAAAATTCACAGAATGAAGCTGACAATTGCTTCTCCTTGGACCACCACTTTCATCAACAGCTCTACACCCACATCAGGCAGCAGTCTCTGATGAAGGAATCCGTTCAACCAATCAGACACGGTTCTTTTCATGTGGATGTACCTGAGGCTGCGGCAGAAAGAACTCATATTGCTAAAACGATAGAATCTGAGTTTAACAAGTTTGGTAATCGGAATGGGCTATCTGAGTCTTTAGATGGCCTAAAAATCAATGGCGACTGA